The following coding sequences lie in one Methanohalophilus levihalophilus genomic window:
- a CDS encoding CBS domain-containing protein: MHLQTKGEINTQIKDIMTGDAVYVQEDNTVTNTRQIMRDHFLRGFPVVDHDGRVKGMVTDQDILNITSTRSDVIIGGFIRECPLICPDCDIVAAAKMMLEARMERCPVVKSENERELEGVVSVSDLLRNLNFPKRGNVTASSIMSTDLMTCNPEDSISKVWANMLNNDYTGIPVISKKNELLGMVTRRDVIKAGFVRVVLSDSHKSNPKDMPPVERIMSTPAYTVDPHASLDECRDIILHNDVGRVTVVDGSKPVGVVDRNDLLRACIDNS; the protein is encoded by the coding sequence TTGCATCTGCAAACAAAGGGGGAGATTAATACGCAGATAAAAGACATTATGACGGGAGACGCTGTCTACGTTCAGGAAGACAATACTGTAACAAATACACGCCAGATAATGAGAGACCACTTTCTGAGGGGTTTCCCTGTGGTGGATCATGATGGCAGGGTTAAAGGAATGGTTACGGATCAGGACATATTGAACATCACTTCAACGCGATCCGATGTGATTATTGGTGGATTTATAAGGGAGTGTCCACTCATTTGTCCTGACTGCGATATAGTCGCAGCTGCAAAAATGATGCTTGAGGCAAGGATGGAAAGATGTCCTGTCGTCAAATCTGAGAATGAAAGAGAACTTGAAGGGGTTGTGAGTGTCTCTGATTTGCTTCGAAATTTAAACTTCCCGAAAAGGGGGAATGTTACTGCATCAAGCATAATGAGTACGGACCTGATGACCTGTAATCCTGAAGACAGTATTTCAAAAGTATGGGCCAATATGCTCAACAATGATTATACCGGTATACCAGTGATTTCCAAAAAGAACGAATTACTTGGAATGGTAACCAGAAGAGACGTCATAAAAGCTGGTTTTGTGAGGGTAGTGCTTAGCGACAGTCACAAGAGTAATCCAAAGGATATGCCTCCTGTGGAGCGTATTATGTCAACGCCTGCATATACCGTGGATCCGCATGCATCCCTTGATGAGTGCAGGGATATTATCCTGCATAATGATGTTGGAAGAGTCACAGTGGTCGATGGTTCCAAACCTGTTGGGGTTGTAGATCGCAACGACCTGTTACGCGCATGTATAGACAATTCCTGA
- a CDS encoding CBS domain-containing protein, whose protein sequence is MPLVLHDKNSSFQGIESEVPINEIMNQCVIELDVSSTVLEVANAMMENGVGSIILTKDGEAVGIITERDIVGKVTTKDATPSAVKAGDIMSSPIISAEPSSSVIDASKIMVKSNIRRLAVAKGGDIVGIITDRDILAISPVLNTILENLIEMNEETSLPEGKETGRGICQRCGAYVDILTETGGLMLCEDCMDDEGYFD, encoded by the coding sequence ATGCCGTTGGTCCTGCACGACAAAAACTCATCTTTTCAGGGCATCGAAAGCGAGGTTCCTATTAACGAAATAATGAACCAATGCGTTATCGAGCTAGACGTTTCCAGTACAGTACTTGAAGTTGCTAATGCAATGATGGAAAACGGTGTTGGAAGCATCATATTAACAAAAGATGGGGAAGCCGTAGGGATAATAACTGAACGTGATATCGTCGGAAAGGTAACTACAAAGGATGCGACTCCGAGCGCTGTAAAAGCCGGAGATATAATGTCCTCTCCGATAATATCGGCAGAACCTTCCTCAAGTGTGATCGATGCATCCAAGATCATGGTCAAATCGAATATCAGAAGACTTGCAGTTGCCAAAGGGGGCGATATAGTAGGTATTATTACGGATAGGGATATTCTCGCCATCTCACCTGTTCTGAATACTATTCTTGAGAATCTAATAGAGATGAACGAAGAAACCAGTTTACCTGAGGGAAAGGAAACGGGAAGAGGAATATGCCAGCGTTGTGGTGCCTATGTAGATATTTTAACCGAAACCGGTGGACTTATGCTTTGTGAAGACTGCATGGATGATGAAGGATATTTCGATTGA